From Streptomyces fungicidicus, one genomic window encodes:
- a CDS encoding SDR family NAD(P)-dependent oxidoreductase encodes MLNDIRREAITMVPEGTRVPLRQLCREQAGAPTPAELAQPGAAVDDDLLSRLLLTQLTRAGHLSGEAAPPVPGDGMRRWLDESVRRLRGAGLLDGSPKVPVPAESVDGSAAWSAWEQHAADARGDADRRARFRLLDATLRALPGILRGEVLATDVMFPGSSMELVERIYRDNPLSDCFNGILADTAAAVVREIVRTDPAARVRILEIGAGTGGGTVAVLERLEPLAAHVETYSYTDLSKSFLMHAQEEYGPRYPYLEYRLFDVEEPPAAQGVTPGSYDLVLATNVLHATRDIRRTLRNAKGALKRHGVLLANEISTHSLFTHLTFGLLDGWWLHEDDELRMPGGPGLSPETWEEVLDDEGYGSVSFPASRLHELGYQVVAAESDGLVRQEVRKTQEAPQVSAATGDQVGGSSVRPEARETAAPNEAPEQRVRDVIFEQLRLSLKIDRSQIAADDAFMDYGVDSIIGVRLIQEINRALGTDLATTDLFDHGSVTRLARYIVDHARPEAPAAPLPTGRPGAPEETAAPPAAARRAARPATRPDARRTAAGAPSREPIAVIGMSGRFAGSADVEQLWEHLAQGHDLTGPVSRWDLSGHHPAGAPGCERGSFIDGIDRFDPGFFNISGVEATYMDPQQRLFLEESWKALEDAGHAGSGTRGRRVGVYVGCQESGYAQLFGPEVPPQSMWGNALSAMPARISYHLDLQGPAIAVDTACSSSLVALHLACQGLWGGETEMALAGGVSLQCTPQFYVLAGRAGMLSASGRCHTFDDRADGFVPGEGVGVLVLKRLGDALADGDHIRGVISGSGINQDGASNGITAPSAASQERLESSVYDTFGIRPDAIQMVEAHGTGTKLGDPIEYRALKRAFRRHTDRRDYCALGSVKSNLGHTITAAGVAGAIKVLLSLEHRTIPPSIHFEQANAHIDMADSPFYVNTELRPWAAGTDGTRRAAVSSFGVSGTNAHIVFEEAPGAVHLSTASTAHLVTLSAATAGQLAEQAERLIEHCERRPALDPGDISFTLLLGRRHLAHRLAWVVRDGAELVGTLRTWLDGGRSPRLSTGEVPAQGIDERAALRDLGNDCLRQAATDPASRAELLSTVADLYVQGYDLDYAALFATDHHTRVPLPTYPFARDRYWVPEQRTPAPARPRTSEPHPLLHEDVSDFQARRYRTRFTGEEHFLTDHVVKGRKVLPGVACLEMARAAAALTLGTPAPGGGADGIVLRNVVWARPVAVDAEPVTLVTSLAPKGPDGADYEITGTPPTVPGAAPVVHSQGQVVRRPVVQATLDVPALRAACDQGELTAAALYRAYGAIGFRYGPSHRGLERLHVGRGQVLARLVLPGSVRAARDAFVLHPSLLDATLQASLGIGLATGQATALDVSGMKPSLPFALDELDVLGSSQESMWAWIRYSAGSRAGGTVFKLDIDLCDDQGRVCVRIRGMSYRLLEGEVGGTGSDAVSCVGFLPVWRETAPGTGPDTEPQERAVLLPDLPGLGELLARREPAARLLPLASAGAGIAERYTEYTLQTLEHLRRVMAEGVGEGLRVQLVVPDESGPDTTRGLLGLLKSAQAEAPGLLPQVVLVDPAETAEQMMSRLAAARRHPDASCLRFRAGRVEALGWREAGTPAESRVPWRSGGVYLVTGGLGGIGTLVARDMAAAVRDVRIVLAGRSPLGPEQESVLDALRDLGADVRYVRADVSRAAAVRSLVDGILREHGTLHGIVHAAGVLRDGLVRGKTAEECREVLAPKVAGLVNLDEASKDVPLDFLVSFSGAAGVLGNAGQSDYAAANAFLDAYTHHRRQLADRGERSGASVSVDWPLWAGGGMRVDPGTEAMMRERLGMAPMPTTEGMAALYAALGAPHDQVLVVAGDADRIRRTVLGPPAAPGESRPVPPRRGVPVTGAAAAPSPQATGEADVRAALVARLRQTLSEVLQMPGHRIDPAAPFERFGIDSVLALSLTNRLEADFGSLSKTLFFEYRDIQELSAYFLRAHADAVRAVVGLHDDNEPGRSAPPGGGAPVTAVRPPAPAEAPAATAQPVRPATREDAIAVIGLAGRYPGAQDLDVFWENLVAGRDGVTEVPRDRWEHGPADDSGRDLPGGTPARWGGFLDGAADFDAQFFNVSPREAAIMDPQTRLFLECVWTLLESSGYTRDRLREEHGGRVGVYVGAMYQHYQLLSSDLVHESITSVMSYSAIANRVSHFFDLQGPSLAIDTTCSSSLVAIHMACEELRRGGGDMMIAGGVNLSLHPKKYLGLSLTGLTGSDPGSRPLLDGDGFIPAEGVGAVLLKPLADAVRDGDEILAVVRSSATNHKGRTSGPMVPSPARQERLITENLERAGVHPRTISYAEVSANGSQMGDAIEFAALRDAFGERTRDERFCALGTVKSTLGNMEAASGVAQLSKVVLQLAHRRLVPFAGEGRLNPGVELAGTAFYLPQEPQPWLRPVVNLDGQEREYPLRATINSFGAGGTNAHLVVEEYLPEPGAHDTAAPATRDTGPTPQIVVLSARTEDRLRAVASRLLDFLPTQADLSLEDLAHTLRCGREAMPCRLALVAGSLDEVAAGLAHYLDGPGGTAPVPLFTGSAGRDDADLDLLLGGRAGEALVRELLAENHLEKLALLWARGGTVPWGSVRRGDRVPRILRSLPGYPFDRKRYWVPAPPGGDAATAIAAPAAAPPAGASTNRITDIVAGLLGMRTDELDPATPLEDLGFSSLHATQLLQALRAEVDPTADLGALNECRSTRDLMRRFGPGPGAAGTAPAAPLRIPEVVRLNGGREGRPVFWFHGGLGGVEVYASIADSVERPFHGIQARGWMTDSEPLHGIEALATHYARIIRTVQPEGPYDLGGYSFGGLLAYEVTRRLQEQGATVESIVMVDTYDDSVQDVSMSRTDMLLQQVNALLFAASKPAPQDFASTLVSGREVDWDQDEVALLDQMLTLARTRGLKGDPQTLRDRVLRNLAVQEAYGLLDYDIAPLPRPESVACFYFRNRSGLFYGEMEPLFSTQKDGAVLDDAVYWAGWERQLPHFHQVDVDSANHFVMLGDPAALTTVRSFCKLFYSAGRDRRVPVAKAWVTRHQKAQDTK; translated from the coding sequence ATGCTGAACGACATCCGGCGCGAAGCCATCACGATGGTGCCCGAAGGCACGCGGGTCCCCCTGCGCCAACTGTGCCGGGAGCAGGCCGGCGCGCCGACCCCCGCAGAGCTCGCGCAGCCCGGTGCCGCCGTCGACGACGACCTGCTGAGCCGCCTGCTGCTGACACAGCTGACGCGCGCGGGGCACCTGTCCGGTGAGGCCGCGCCCCCGGTCCCCGGTGACGGTATGCGTCGCTGGCTGGACGAATCCGTGCGGCGGCTGCGCGGCGCCGGGCTCCTGGACGGCTCGCCCAAGGTGCCGGTGCCGGCGGAGAGCGTGGACGGCTCCGCCGCATGGTCGGCCTGGGAGCAGCACGCCGCCGACGCGCGGGGGGACGCCGACCGGCGCGCGCGGTTCAGGCTGCTCGACGCCACCCTGCGGGCACTGCCGGGCATCCTGCGGGGCGAGGTACTCGCCACCGACGTGATGTTCCCCGGCTCGTCGATGGAACTGGTCGAGCGCATCTACCGGGACAATCCCCTCTCCGACTGCTTCAACGGGATCCTGGCGGACACCGCGGCCGCCGTGGTGCGGGAGATCGTCCGCACCGACCCGGCCGCACGTGTCCGCATCCTCGAGATCGGCGCGGGAACCGGCGGGGGAACCGTCGCCGTCCTCGAACGGCTGGAGCCCCTGGCGGCGCACGTCGAGACGTACTCCTACACGGATCTGTCGAAGTCCTTCCTGATGCACGCGCAGGAGGAGTACGGGCCGCGGTACCCCTACCTGGAATACCGCCTGTTCGACGTCGAGGAACCGCCGGCGGCACAGGGCGTCACCCCCGGTTCCTACGACCTCGTCCTCGCCACCAACGTGCTGCACGCGACGAGGGACATCCGCCGGACACTGCGCAACGCCAAGGGCGCGCTGAAACGGCACGGTGTCCTGCTCGCCAACGAGATCTCCACCCACTCGCTCTTCACCCACCTGACCTTCGGCCTCCTCGACGGCTGGTGGCTCCACGAGGACGACGAACTGCGCATGCCGGGCGGTCCCGGCCTCTCCCCGGAGACCTGGGAGGAGGTGCTCGACGACGAGGGCTACGGATCGGTGTCCTTCCCGGCGTCGCGGCTGCACGAGCTGGGCTACCAAGTGGTCGCCGCGGAGAGCGACGGCCTCGTCCGGCAGGAGGTCCGGAAGACCCAGGAGGCTCCGCAGGTCTCGGCCGCGACGGGGGATCAGGTCGGCGGGAGTTCCGTCCGGCCGGAGGCCCGGGAGACCGCCGCACCGAACGAGGCACCGGAACAGCGGGTCAGGGACGTGATCTTCGAGCAGCTGAGACTGTCGCTGAAGATCGACCGGTCACAGATCGCCGCGGACGACGCCTTCATGGACTACGGCGTCGATTCGATCATAGGCGTGCGGCTCATCCAGGAGATCAACCGTGCGCTCGGCACTGACCTCGCCACGACCGACCTCTTCGATCACGGCTCCGTGACACGGCTGGCCCGGTACATCGTCGACCACGCCCGTCCGGAGGCGCCGGCCGCCCCGCTGCCGACCGGGCGGCCCGGCGCGCCCGAGGAAACGGCGGCGCCTCCGGCCGCGGCCCGGCGGGCCGCCCGGCCGGCAACGAGGCCCGACGCCCGGCGGACCGCCGCGGGCGCCCCGTCCAGGGAGCCCATCGCCGTCATCGGCATGAGCGGCAGGTTCGCCGGCTCGGCCGACGTCGAACAGCTCTGGGAGCACCTCGCACAGGGCCACGACCTCACCGGGCCCGTCTCGCGGTGGGACCTCTCAGGCCACCACCCGGCCGGTGCGCCCGGCTGCGAGCGCGGCAGCTTCATCGACGGCATCGACCGCTTCGACCCGGGCTTCTTCAACATCTCGGGCGTCGAGGCCACCTACATGGACCCGCAGCAACGGCTCTTCCTCGAGGAGTCGTGGAAAGCCCTGGAGGACGCCGGTCACGCGGGCTCCGGCACCCGGGGGCGGCGCGTCGGAGTGTACGTCGGCTGCCAGGAGAGCGGCTACGCACAGCTGTTCGGCCCCGAGGTGCCCCCGCAGTCCATGTGGGGCAACGCGCTTTCGGCGATGCCGGCGCGCATCTCGTACCATCTCGACCTCCAGGGCCCGGCGATCGCGGTCGACACGGCCTGCTCCAGTTCGCTCGTCGCCCTCCACCTCGCCTGCCAGGGCCTGTGGGGCGGTGAGACCGAGATGGCCCTGGCGGGCGGGGTCTCCCTGCAGTGCACCCCGCAGTTCTACGTGCTGGCGGGCCGCGCCGGCATGCTCTCCGCGAGCGGCCGCTGCCACACCTTCGACGACCGGGCCGACGGGTTCGTGCCCGGCGAGGGCGTCGGAGTCCTCGTGCTCAAGCGTCTCGGCGACGCGCTCGCCGACGGCGACCACATCCGGGGCGTCATCAGCGGCTCCGGGATCAACCAGGACGGCGCGTCCAACGGAATCACCGCACCGAGCGCCGCCTCCCAGGAGCGACTGGAAAGCTCGGTCTACGACACCTTCGGGATCCGCCCCGACGCCATCCAGATGGTGGAGGCGCACGGAACGGGCACCAAGCTCGGCGACCCGATCGAGTACCGGGCACTGAAACGGGCCTTCCGCCGGCACACCGACCGCCGGGACTACTGTGCGCTGGGCTCGGTCAAGTCCAACCTGGGCCACACCATCACCGCAGCCGGCGTCGCCGGAGCCATCAAGGTCCTGCTCTCGCTCGAACACCGGACCATCCCGCCGTCGATCCACTTCGAGCAGGCGAACGCGCACATCGACATGGCCGACAGCCCGTTCTACGTCAACACGGAGCTCCGCCCCTGGGCTGCGGGGACCGACGGCACACGACGTGCCGCGGTCAGCTCCTTCGGGGTCAGCGGCACCAACGCCCACATAGTCTTCGAGGAGGCCCCGGGCGCGGTCCACCTCTCCACCGCGTCCACCGCGCACCTCGTCACCCTCTCCGCGGCCACCGCCGGGCAACTCGCCGAGCAGGCCGAGCGCCTGATCGAGCACTGCGAACGGCGCCCCGCCCTGGACCCGGGCGACATCTCCTTCACCCTCCTCCTCGGCCGCAGACACCTCGCGCACCGGCTGGCCTGGGTCGTACGGGACGGCGCGGAACTGGTCGGGACACTGCGCACCTGGCTCGACGGGGGGCGGAGCCCCCGCCTGAGCACCGGCGAGGTCCCCGCCCAGGGGATCGACGAGCGTGCCGCGCTGCGCGACCTCGGCAACGACTGCCTCCGGCAGGCCGCCACCGACCCGGCATCGCGCGCCGAACTGCTGTCGACCGTCGCGGACCTCTACGTCCAGGGCTACGACCTCGACTACGCCGCCCTCTTCGCCACGGACCACCACACCCGCGTACCGCTGCCGACCTACCCGTTCGCCCGTGACCGCTACTGGGTGCCCGAGCAGCGGACGCCCGCCCCGGCCCGCCCCCGCACGTCCGAGCCGCACCCGCTGCTGCACGAGGACGTCTCGGACTTCCAGGCCCGGCGCTACCGCACGCGGTTCACCGGTGAGGAGCACTTCCTCACGGACCACGTGGTCAAGGGACGCAAGGTGCTGCCGGGCGTCGCCTGCCTGGAGATGGCACGGGCCGCCGCCGCCCTGACCCTGGGGACGCCCGCGCCCGGTGGCGGCGCCGACGGCATCGTGCTGCGCAACGTGGTGTGGGCGCGGCCCGTGGCCGTGGACGCCGAGCCCGTCACCCTCGTCACGTCCCTCGCCCCCAAGGGCCCCGACGGGGCCGACTACGAGATCACCGGCACGCCCCCGACGGTGCCGGGTGCCGCCCCGGTGGTGCACAGCCAGGGGCAGGTGGTGCGCAGGCCGGTGGTGCAGGCGACGCTCGACGTCCCGGCCCTGCGTGCCGCGTGCGACCAGGGGGAGCTGACCGCGGCCGCGCTGTACCGGGCCTACGGGGCCATCGGGTTCCGCTACGGCCCCTCGCACCGGGGCCTGGAGCGGCTGCACGTCGGCCGCGGCCAGGTCCTGGCCCGCCTCGTCCTGCCCGGCTCGGTCCGCGCGGCCCGTGACGCGTTCGTCCTGCATCCGAGCCTGCTCGACGCGACCCTGCAGGCGTCACTCGGCATCGGCCTCGCGACCGGGCAGGCCACGGCGCTCGACGTGTCCGGCATGAAGCCCTCCCTCCCGTTCGCCCTGGACGAGCTCGACGTGCTCGGCAGCAGCCAGGAGTCGATGTGGGCCTGGATCCGCTACAGCGCCGGCTCCCGCGCGGGCGGGACGGTCTTCAAGCTCGACATCGACCTCTGCGACGACCAAGGACGGGTCTGCGTCCGGATCCGCGGCATGTCCTACCGCCTCCTGGAGGGCGAGGTCGGCGGGACCGGGTCCGACGCGGTGTCCTGCGTCGGTTTCCTGCCGGTCTGGCGGGAAACCGCACCCGGCACGGGCCCGGACACCGAGCCGCAGGAACGCGCCGTGCTGCTGCCCGACCTGCCCGGCCTCGGCGAACTCCTCGCCCGGCGGGAACCGGCGGCGCGGCTGCTTCCGCTGGCCTCCGCCGGGGCCGGGATCGCGGAGCGGTACACCGAGTACACCCTCCAGACGCTGGAGCACCTGCGCCGCGTGATGGCCGAGGGCGTGGGGGAGGGGCTCCGTGTTCAGCTCGTCGTCCCGGACGAGAGCGGACCCGACACCACCCGCGGCCTGCTCGGGCTGCTCAAGTCGGCGCAGGCCGAGGCGCCGGGGCTGCTGCCGCAGGTCGTGCTCGTCGACCCGGCCGAGACGGCCGAGCAGATGATGTCCCGGCTCGCTGCCGCCCGCCGCCATCCCGACGCCTCCTGCCTGCGATTCCGCGCCGGCCGCGTCGAGGCCCTCGGCTGGCGCGAGGCCGGCACGCCCGCCGAGTCGCGGGTGCCCTGGCGCAGCGGCGGGGTCTACCTCGTGACGGGCGGACTGGGCGGCATCGGCACGCTCGTCGCACGGGACATGGCCGCCGCGGTGCGCGACGTCAGGATCGTCCTGGCGGGCCGCTCACCGCTCGGTCCCGAGCAGGAGTCGGTCCTGGACGCGCTGCGCGACCTGGGAGCCGACGTCCGCTACGTGCGGGCCGACGTCTCACGGGCCGCCGCCGTGCGCTCGCTGGTGGACGGCATCCTGCGGGAACACGGCACCCTGCACGGGATCGTCCACGCGGCCGGGGTGCTCCGTGACGGCCTCGTCCGGGGCAAGACCGCCGAGGAGTGCCGCGAGGTCCTCGCGCCGAAGGTCGCCGGCCTGGTGAACCTGGACGAGGCCAGCAAGGACGTACCGCTGGACTTCCTGGTGTCGTTCTCCGGCGCGGCAGGGGTGCTGGGCAACGCCGGGCAGAGCGACTACGCGGCGGCCAACGCGTTCCTGGACGCGTACACCCACCACCGGCGGCAGCTTGCCGACCGCGGTGAGCGCTCGGGCGCCTCCGTGTCGGTCGACTGGCCGCTGTGGGCCGGGGGCGGGATGCGGGTGGACCCCGGAACCGAGGCGATGATGCGCGAGCGGCTGGGCATGGCGCCCATGCCGACCACCGAGGGCATGGCCGCGCTGTACGCCGCTCTGGGGGCGCCGCACGACCAGGTCCTGGTCGTCGCGGGCGACGCCGACCGGATCAGGCGTACCGTGCTGGGCCCGCCGGCGGCGCCCGGGGAGTCCCGGCCCGTGCCGCCCCGGCGGGGCGTCCCGGTGACGGGCGCGGCTGCCGCCCCGTCCCCGCAGGCGACGGGCGAAGCGGACGTCCGTGCCGCCCTGGTCGCGCGGCTCCGGCAGACGCTGAGCGAGGTGCTCCAGATGCCCGGTCACCGGATCGACCCGGCGGCGCCCTTCGAACGGTTCGGCATCGACTCGGTGCTCGCGCTCTCCCTCACCAACCGGCTGGAGGCCGACTTCGGCTCGCTGTCGAAGACGCTCTTCTTCGAGTACCGCGACATCCAGGAGCTGAGCGCCTACTTCCTCCGGGCGCACGCGGACGCGGTACGGGCTGTCGTCGGCCTCCACGACGACAACGAGCCCGGCCGGTCCGCCCCGCCCGGGGGAGGGGCCCCGGTCACCGCCGTACGGCCTCCGGCGCCGGCCGAGGCACCGGCGGCCACGGCGCAGCCGGTACGGCCGGCGACCCGCGAGGACGCGATCGCCGTGATCGGACTCGCCGGCCGCTACCCCGGCGCACAGGACCTGGACGTGTTCTGGGAGAACCTGGTCGCGGGCCGCGACGGCGTCACCGAGGTGCCCCGGGACCGCTGGGAGCACGGCCCCGCTGACGACTCCGGACGGGACCTGCCCGGCGGCACCCCCGCCCGGTGGGGCGGATTCCTCGACGGCGCGGCCGACTTCGACGCACAGTTCTTCAACGTCTCGCCGCGCGAGGCCGCGATCATGGACCCGCAGACACGCCTGTTCCTGGAGTGCGTCTGGACCCTGCTGGAGAGCTCCGGCTACACCCGGGACCGGCTTCGCGAGGAGCACGGCGGCCGGGTCGGCGTCTACGTCGGCGCGATGTACCAGCACTACCAGTTGTTGTCGTCCGATCTCGTGCACGAGTCCATCACGTCGGTCATGAGCTACAGCGCCATCGCCAACCGGGTCTCGCACTTCTTCGACCTGCAGGGGCCGAGCCTGGCCATCGACACCACCTGTTCCTCGTCGCTCGTCGCGATCCACATGGCCTGCGAGGAACTGCGCCGGGGCGGCGGCGACATGATGATCGCCGGTGGCGTCAATCTCTCCCTGCACCCCAAGAAGTACCTGGGGCTGAGTCTCACCGGCCTCACGGGCAGCGACCCGGGCAGCCGGCCTCTCCTGGACGGCGACGGCTTCATTCCCGCGGAGGGCGTCGGCGCGGTGCTGCTGAAGCCACTTGCCGACGCCGTCCGCGACGGGGACGAGATCCTCGCCGTCGTCCGGTCGAGCGCGACCAACCACAAGGGCCGCACCAGCGGGCCCATGGTGCCCAGCCCGGCGCGGCAGGAGCGGCTGATCACCGAGAACCTGGAGCGGGCGGGCGTCCACCCCCGCACGATCAGCTACGCCGAGGTATCGGCCAACGGGTCCCAGATGGGCGACGCCATCGAATTCGCGGCGCTGCGGGACGCCTTCGGCGAGCGCACCCGGGACGAGCGGTTCTGCGCCCTCGGCACGGTCAAGTCGACGCTGGGCAACATGGAGGCGGCCTCGGGCGTGGCCCAGCTGAGCAAGGTCGTCCTGCAGCTCGCGCATCGCCGGCTCGTCCCCTTCGCCGGTGAGGGCCGGCTCAATCCGGGGGTGGAGCTCGCGGGCACCGCGTTCTACCTGCCGCAGGAGCCGCAGCCGTGGCTCCGGCCCGTCGTGAACCTCGACGGCCAGGAGCGGGAGTACCCGCTGCGGGCGACCATCAACTCCTTCGGGGCGGGCGGCACCAACGCCCATCTGGTCGTGGAGGAGTACCTGCCGGAGCCCGGGGCCCACGACACCGCCGCACCGGCGACCCGGGACACCGGCCCGACACCGCAGATCGTGGTCCTCTCCGCCCGTACCGAGGACCGGCTGAGAGCCGTCGCGAGCCGCCTGCTGGACTTCCTGCCCACGCAGGCCGACCTGTCCCTCGAGGACCTCGCCCACACACTCCGGTGCGGGCGCGAGGCCATGCCCTGCCGGCTGGCGCTGGTGGCGGGCAGCCTCGATGAGGTCGCCGCGGGCCTCGCCCACTACCTCGACGGTCCCGGGGGAACCGCGCCCGTACCGCTGTTCACCGGCAGCGCCGGGCGGGACGACGCGGACCTCGACCTGCTGCTCGGCGGAAGGGCCGGGGAGGCACTGGTGCGCGAGCTGCTGGCCGAGAACCACCTCGAGAAGCTCGCCCTGCTGTGGGCGCGGGGCGGGACGGTGCCCTGGGGGTCGGTACGGCGCGGCGACCGTGTCCCGCGGATCCTCCGGTCGCTGCCCGGCTACCCCTTCGACCGGAAGCGGTACTGGGTGCCCGCACCCCCGGGAGGCGACGCCGCGACCGCGATCGCCGCTCCTGCGGCGGCTCCACCGGCCGGGGCGTCCACGAACCGGATCACGGACATCGTCGCCGGGCTGCTGGGCATGCGGACGGACGAACTCGACCCCGCCACACCGCTGGAGGATCTCGGTTTCAGCTCCCTGCACGCCACGCAGCTGCTCCAGGCGCTGCGGGCCGAGGTCGACCCCACGGCCGATCTCGGCGCGTTGAACGAGTGCCGGTCGACCCGGGACCTGATGCGGCGGTTCGGGCCGGGCCCCGGAGCGGCCGGGACGGCGCCCGCCGCCCCGTTGCGCATCCCGGAGGTCGTTCGGCTCAATGGCGGACGCGAGGGCCGACCGGTCTTCTGGTTCCACGGCGGGCTCGGTGGGGTCGAGGTCTACGCGTCGATCGCCGACAGCGTCGAGCGGCCCTTCCACGGGATCCAGGCCCGCGGCTGGATGACGGACAGCGAGCCGCTGCACGGGATCGAGGCGCTGGCGACGCACTACGCGCGGATCATCCGCACGGTCCAGCCCGAGGGGCCCTACGACCTCGGCGGCTACTCGTTCGGCGGCCTGCTGGCCTACGAGGTGACGCGCCGTCTCCAGGAACAGGGCGCGACGGTCGAGAGCATCGTCATGGTGGACACCTACGACGACAGCGTGCAGGACGTGAGCATGTCGCGTACCGACATGCTGTTGCAGCAGGTCAACGCCCTGCTGTTCGCCGCGTCCAAGCCGGCGCCGCAGGACTTCGCCAGCACGCTGGTGTCCGGCCGCGAGGTCGACTGGGACCAGGACGAGGTCGCCCTGCTCGACCAGATGCTCACCCTCGCCCGCACACGCGGGCTGAAGGGGGACCCGCAGACGTTGCGCGACCGGGTGCTGCGCAATCTCGCGGTTCAGGAGGCCTACGGACTGCTGGACTACGACATCGCACCGCTTCCCCGGCCGGAGTCGGTCGCCTGCTTCTACTTCCGCAACCGCAGCGGCCTGTTCTACGGGGAGATGGAGCCGCTGTTCTCGACGCAGAAGGACGGTGCGGTCCTGGACGACGCCGTCTACTGGGCGGGGTGGGAGCGGCAGTTGCCCCACTTCCACCAGGTCGACGTGGACTCGGCGAACCACTTCGTGATGCTGGGCGATCCGGCGGCGCTCACCACGGTGAGGTCCTTCTGCAAGCTGTTCTACTCCGCCGGGCGGGACAGGCGCGTCCCCGTGGCGAAGGCATGGGTCACCCGCCACCAGAAGGCGCAGGACACGAAGTGA